A genomic region of Rhodanobacter sp. contains the following coding sequences:
- a CDS encoding serine/threonine-protein phosphatase: MTLRYQSAGRTETGKVRRHNEDSILVRDDVGLWVVADGLGGHAAGDYASQMIVERLARLPRNGNVFDFIESIEDSLQQTNADLVATALERGSDIIGSTVVVLVHDKDFMLCGWVGDSRAYCSEGGRLRQITRDHVHGTKDDVTQFGGGASAPQAGAGVLSRAVGAEERLFMDWVVAGNRPGTQFLLCSDGINKELTDDELDLECSRYPEPQALLTRLFDLSFQRAARDNISAVIVRLQD; the protein is encoded by the coding sequence ATGACCTTGCGTTACCAGTCCGCCGGTCGCACCGAAACCGGCAAGGTGCGCCGGCACAACGAGGACTCGATCCTGGTGCGCGACGACGTCGGTCTGTGGGTGGTCGCCGATGGCCTCGGCGGCCACGCCGCGGGCGACTACGCCAGCCAGATGATCGTCGAACGCCTCGCGCGCCTGCCGCGCAACGGCAACGTGTTCGATTTCATCGAGTCGATCGAGGACAGCCTGCAGCAGACCAATGCCGACCTGGTGGCCACGGCGCTGGAGCGCGGCAGCGACATCATCGGCTCCACCGTGGTGGTGCTGGTGCACGACAAGGACTTCATGCTGTGCGGCTGGGTGGGCGACAGCCGCGCCTACTGCAGCGAAGGCGGCCGCTTGCGCCAGATCACCCGCGACCACGTGCACGGCACCAAGGACGACGTCACCCAGTTCGGCGGGGGCGCGTCTGCGCCGCAGGCCGGTGCCGGCGTGCTCAGCCGCGCGGTGGGCGCGGAGGAGCGCCTGTTCATGGATTGGGTGGTGGCGGGCAACCGGCCCGGCACGCAATTCCTGCTGTGTTCCGACGGCATCAACAAAGAACTGACCGACGACGAACTCGACCTCGAGTGCAGCCGGTATCCCGAACCGCAGGCCCTGTTGACGCGCCTGTTCGACCTGTCGTTTCAGCGCGCCGCGCGCGACAACATCTCCGCCGTGATCGTGCGCCTCCAGGACTGA